The region GATAGACGATAACGGTGTATTGCTCGCCTTTTTTCCCTAGCGGTTTGCCGTCGATAAAAAGTTCGTCGTCCTCTTTGATCCTCGCGCTTAAATCGACCGCCTTTTGCGTTCCGATCGCCACGCGCCCTTCCAAGATTAACCTATCCGCCTCGCGCCGCGAATAACCGCCGCGCTCGGCGATCGCTTTGTTGATGCGTTTCGCGCCGATCTTTTGCTCGTTTGCCACGCCGTATTATACCTACCCGCGCCCAATCGCGGCGGCTGGCTATCAAGGTTGGTTTTGCTACTCTGTCGGTATTACAAGTTGGCGGTAGGATTTATGACGTTTAACGGCATTTTCAACTTTCTCTTTTCTATGCGCGCGGCGGCGGCTTTACTCTTTCTTATCGCTTTCGCGTGCGCGGCGGCTACTTTTATCGAAGCCGATCCAGAGCTAGGAACTCAAGCGGCTAGGGCTCTTGTATATAACCATTGGTGGTTTGAAACCGCGCTGTTTTTGCTCTGCGCGTCGCTTGCGGGCAATATGATTAAATTCGGTATGCTCCGCAAAGAAAAAACGACGGTTTTTATCTTGCACTCCTCCGTTTTTATAATCCTGCTCGGCGCGTTTATCACCCGCTATTTCGGTTACGAGGGTCTTATGCATATTCGCGAAGGCGAGACGAGCGCGTCCATCTTCAGCGCCGATCCGTATCTGAAAATCTCCAGTAGCGGATTAAACGCGAGTTGGCGGCTGCCGCTCTCGCCGGTTAGCTCCGTCGGCGACGAGTTTAACGCCAATCTCGGAGGCGGCGCGCCCGTAACGATCGAAACTAAGGCTTACTATCCGCGCGCGAAAGAAGCCGTCGTGCCGCTAGAAACCGGCGGCAAGCCTTATATGTCCATTCTGATTAGTTACGCGAACGGCGCGCCCGCGTTTGCCGAGCTGTTTTACGGAGAGTCTGTCGAGCTTAGCGGCTCTATTATCGCGTTTGGCGAAGATCCGGGGTTTGAAAAGCCGGCGATTGTTATCGACGCGCAAGACGATCAGCTAGTTATCCGCGCCTATTCCGATCTGTTGCGCGTAAATCTTGACGCGGACGAGCAGACCGTTCTGCGCGCTCACGCCGCGCATCCGTTTGATCGCAACGCGCGTTATAGCGCGATGGACGGCGTAAGCGTGGTTTTGCGCGATTATCTCGCGGCGGCGGAACGTAAAATAATCGAGGCAAAACCAAACGAGCCAAGCGCGGGAAGCGCCGTGATCGTCGAGGTATCGCACAAGAACGACCGCAAAGAGGCGGCGCTGCTCGGCGGCGCTAACGTTAGCGGCTATCCGGTCGAATTGGAGCTTGCGGGGCGTAATTTCACGCTCGCTTTCGGCTCTGAAGAGATCGAGCTTCCCTTTTCGCTCAAGCTGGATCGGTTTATCATAGAGCGCTATCCGGGGTCGAGCTTGGCGTCGTCTTACGAAAGCCAAGTAACGCTAATCGACGACGAGCGCGGCGTGAAAGAGCCGCGCCGCATATATATGAACAATATCCTTGTTTATAAAAAGTTTCGCTTTTATCAACACAGCTACGATCGCGACGAGCGCGGAACGCTCCTGTCCGTCTCCAACGATCCCGGCGTTTGGCTAACCTATATCGGCTACGCGATGCTTACAATCGGTTTTTTCATCGCGTTTTTTAGCCCGCATAGCCGCTTTAGAACGCTAGCGGCGCAAATTGAAAAAAACAGAATCGCGCGGAGTTTTTCTACCTGTCTAATCGCGCTGTTTTTTGTTTTCGGCGCCGCCGATCTAAAAGCCGACGAAACAAACTCGACGCGCATAATGGGCATAGTGGACGCGAAACACGCCGAACGATTCGGAGCGTTGCTCGTTCAGGATTCAAGCGGGCGAATCAAGCCGATCGACACTTTGGCTAGAGAGGCTTTAAGCAAAATGACGCGCAAAAACTCCATAGGAGACCTAAGCGCGACGCAGGTATTTCTAGGTATGTTAAGCGCGCCAAGAGGCTGGCAACAGGTCAAGATGATACGTTTAAGCCACCCCGATCTCGGCTCTATGCTAGGGCTGGAAGCGTCCGCGAAAGAGGCGTCGTTCCTTGATTTTTTTGGATACGATCAAAACGACGAGATCGTTTATAAACTAGGCGAGGTTACCAAAGTCGCGGATCGCACGCCAGATTCGCAAAAAAGCCTGTTGCAAAAAGAGCTAGTTAAAGTTCTTCAGCGCGTGGATACCGCTTATATGATCTATGAAGGTTATCTTTTGCGCGTCATACCGGTAAAAGGCGATCCGGCTTTCGCGTGGGTTTCGCCGCCGCAGACGTTGGAGCCGCTTTCGCCCGACGACGCGAAAGAGACGGCGCAAACGTATAACGAGTATATAAAGGCGCTCAAGAGCGCGCAAATGAGCGGCGAATGGGATAGCGCCGATTTAGCGTTAGATCGGCTTAAAGCCTATCAAGAAACCTACGGCGCGGCTGTGATACCAAGCGACGATAGGATCAAAGCGGAGATGCTGTTAAACTCGCTTGATCCTTTCTTTATTTTGCTTTTTTGCTACCTGACGTTGGGTTTGATTTTTCTGATCTGGGCGTTTATACGATCGCTTGCGCCAAGTTTTATGAAAGACAAGGCGGGCTACGTTTCAGCCGCTCTAATAAGTTTGACCGCGCTGGCGTTTGTTTTTCACGCCGTCGCGCTGGGTTTGCGCTGGTATGTTTCGGGGCACGCGCCTTGGTCTAACGGCTACGAGTCGATAGTCTATGTGTCGTGGGCGGCGGCGTTAGCGGGCTTGCTGTTTGCGAGACGCTCGATTTTCGCGCTTCCGGCGGCGGCGTTAATCGCGGCTTTCGCGTTAATGACGGCGTATATAGCCGCGATGGACCCGCAGATTACCACGCTCGCGCCCGTGTTAAAGTCGCACTGGCTGACGATTCACGTCAGCGTCATATCGGCAAGCTACGGCTTTCTCGGCTTGTCTATGCTGCTAGGACTGATCTCGCTTGCGCTGTTTATCTTCCGCGCGCCGAAAAAGACGAAAATAGACGAGGCGATCGCGGAGCTTACGCGCATAAACGAAATGTCTATGATGGTCGGCTTGGCGCTGCTGTCGATCGGCAACATTTTCGGCGCGGTATGGGCTAACGAATCGTGGGGGCGCTATTGGAGCTGGGATCCTAAAGAGACGTGGACGCTTGTCAGCATGCTGATCTACGCGGCGATTCTGCACTTTAGATTTATACCCGCGCTTAAAAGCAGATTCGCGTTTTCGCTGGCGAGCGTATGGGGATTTTTGTCGATACTAATGACCTATTTCGGCGTTAATTATTATCTATCTGGCATGCACTCCTACGCGGGCGGCGACGGCGCGGTTACGCCCTATTGGTTTTACTTTACCGTCCTCGCGCTCGCGTGCGTAACCGCTTTCTCGTCGATAAAAAGCGATATTCGTTTTCCGCTTGATAGCAGATAAAAGCGGGCTTGCCGTCAACGTCGTTTCGTCATTCCCGCGCGAAGCGATAGGGCGGTTTACCGCCCGTAATCGCGAAGGAAGGCGGGAATCCATAGAAATAACGTAATGCGATTGTTTGTTGTCTCTGCGAAACATCTGGAAATGGATTCCCGCCTACGCGGGAATGACGTAAGGGGGCGGGGGAGCGAGGGGAGACGGGTTTATGGATACCCGCCTTCGCGGGTATGACGTTTTCGCGAAGCGCACCCCGCGTGGGTAGAAGCGCAAGGCGCGAAGGAAGGCGGGAATCCGTAACAGCGATCATCAAAAAGATGGATACCCGCCTTCGCGGGTATGACGTTTTCGCGAAGCGGGAGTTAAAGCTCAACAGCCGTCGTGAACGCGCCCCGTTTCAGGTTCAACGCACACTTTGGCGCTTTCGCCGTCGATATGCGTTAGCGTAATCTCGCAAGTATTTTGCAACAATTTGGCAACGCCTCCGTCGAACGCGTAAGGCCTGCCAATCTCGTCAAAAGAAATCATAAAATTGTCGCCGGGTACTCCCCCGCAATTATTCAAGGTCATACTCTGTATTTGACGCGCGGCTCCTAGCGATAACTCAGGCGTAGCGCGCTCGTCTGTCGC is a window of Helicobacteraceae bacterium DNA encoding:
- the ccsA gene encoding cytochrome c biogenesis protein CcsA, with translation MTFNGIFNFLFSMRAAAALLFLIAFACAAATFIEADPELGTQAARALVYNHWWFETALFLLCASLAGNMIKFGMLRKEKTTVFILHSSVFIILLGAFITRYFGYEGLMHIREGETSASIFSADPYLKISSSGLNASWRLPLSPVSSVGDEFNANLGGGAPVTIETKAYYPRAKEAVVPLETGGKPYMSILISYANGAPAFAELFYGESVELSGSIIAFGEDPGFEKPAIVIDAQDDQLVIRAYSDLLRVNLDADEQTVLRAHAAHPFDRNARYSAMDGVSVVLRDYLAAAERKIIEAKPNEPSAGSAVIVEVSHKNDRKEAALLGGANVSGYPVELELAGRNFTLAFGSEEIELPFSLKLDRFIIERYPGSSLASSYESQVTLIDDERGVKEPRRIYMNNILVYKKFRFYQHSYDRDERGTLLSVSNDPGVWLTYIGYAMLTIGFFIAFFSPHSRFRTLAAQIEKNRIARSFSTCLIALFFVFGAADLKADETNSTRIMGIVDAKHAERFGALLVQDSSGRIKPIDTLAREALSKMTRKNSIGDLSATQVFLGMLSAPRGWQQVKMIRLSHPDLGSMLGLEASAKEASFLDFFGYDQNDEIVYKLGEVTKVADRTPDSQKSLLQKELVKVLQRVDTAYMIYEGYLLRVIPVKGDPAFAWVSPPQTLEPLSPDDAKETAQTYNEYIKALKSAQMSGEWDSADLALDRLKAYQETYGAAVIPSDDRIKAEMLLNSLDPFFILLFCYLTLGLIFLIWAFIRSLAPSFMKDKAGYVSAALISLTALAFVFHAVALGLRWYVSGHAPWSNGYESIVYVSWAAALAGLLFARRSIFALPAAALIAAFALMTAYIAAMDPQITTLAPVLKSHWLTIHVSVISASYGFLGLSMLLGLISLALFIFRAPKKTKIDEAIAELTRINEMSMMVGLALLSIGNIFGAVWANESWGRYWSWDPKETWTLVSMLIYAAILHFRFIPALKSRFAFSLASVWGFLSILMTYFGVNYYLSGMHSYAGGDGAVTPYWFYFTVLALACVTAFSSIKSDIRFPLDSR